From one Sus scrofa isolate TJ Tabasco breed Duroc chromosome 9, Sscrofa11.1, whole genome shotgun sequence genomic stretch:
- the LOC100524098 gene encoding olfactory receptor 151-like encodes MATENHSTVTEFILGGLTSRPELQLPLFLLFLGIYSITMLGNLGMVTLIWLSAQLHTPMYYFLSNLSLVDLCYSSAITPKMLVNFVSEKNTISYAGCMFQLYLFIVFVIAECYMLTVMAYDRYVAICRPLFYNTIMSHQVCSLLVVTVYAIALIDSTVETDLILKLSYCERFISHYFCDIVPLMKFSCSNTYDVEMTTFFLAGLNIIHPVQHPRICTLEGRSKAFNTCGFHLAATGLFYGSATFMYLKPSTASSLAQENVASVFYTTMIPMLNPLIYSLRNKEVKAAMHKTLRRKLIGYKYHYSFSG; translated from the coding sequence ATGGCTACAGAAAATCACTCTACAGTCACAGAGTTCATTCTTGGAGGTTTAACCAGTCGGCCAGAGCTCCagctccccctcttcctcctctttcttgggATCTACTCCATCACCATGCTAGGGAACCTGGGCATGGTCACACTGATTTGGCTGAGTGCTCAGCTTCACACCCCCATGTATTACTTCCTCAGCAATCTGTCACTCGTGGATCTCTGCTACTCTTCTGCCATTACACCAAAGATGCTAGTGAACTTTGTGTCAGAGAAGAACACCATCTCCTACGCAGGGTGCATGTTCCAGCTCTACCTCTTCATTGTGTTTGTCATTGCTGAGTGTTACATGCTgacagtgatggcctatgaccgctatgtcgCCATCTGCAGACCTCTGTTTTACAACACCATCATGTCTCATCAAGTCTGCTCCCTGCTGGTGGTCACCGTCTATGCCATAGCACTCATTGACTCAACCGTAGAGACTGACCTCATATTGAAACTCTCCTATTGTGAGCGCTTCATCAGTCATTACTTCTGTGATATTGTTCCCCTCATGAAGTTCTCCTGCTCTAACACCTATGATGTTGAGATGACAACTTTCTTTTTGGCTGGGCTTAACATCATTCATCCTGTCCAGCATCCTCGCATCTGCACCCTAGAGGGAAGATCCAAAGCCTTCAACACCTGTGGCTTCCATCTTGCAGCTACAGGATTATTTTATGGATCTGCCACATTCATGTACTTGAAACCCTCCACAGccagttccctggcccaggagaacGTGGCCTCCGTGTTCTACACCACAAtgatccccatgctgaaccccctcatctacagcctgaggaataaGGAAGTAAAAGCTGCCATGCATAAAACTCTGAGGAGAAAACTCATTGGGTATAAATATCATTATTCTTTCTCAGGTTGA